From a region of the Rouxiella sp. S1S-2 genome:
- the frdC gene encoding fumarate reductase subunit FrdC yields the protein MTRTTQPASKRKAYRPEMSANWWLKSAFTRFYMLREATAIPTLWFSLLLLAGLVCLKHGPESWQVFVNFLHNPLVLVLNVITLLATLLHAKTWFELAPKAVIVVVKAHKVGPQPIITLLWVLALLTTLLVLTTAALY from the coding sequence ATGACTCGCACGACGCAGCCTGCCAGCAAGCGCAAAGCCTATCGGCCAGAAATGTCGGCTAACTGGTGGTTGAAATCGGCTTTTACCCGTTTTTATATGCTGCGTGAAGCGACGGCGATACCAACTCTGTGGTTCAGTTTGCTGCTGCTGGCAGGACTAGTTTGTCTCAAACACGGCCCCGAGAGCTGGCAGGTCTTTGTGAATTTTCTACACAATCCGCTGGTGCTGGTTTTGAACGTAATCACCCTTTTGGCGACGCTGCTGCACGCCAAGACGTGGTTCGAGCTAGCACCGAAAGCAGTAATTGTGGTGGTGAAGGCGCATAAAGTCGGCCCACAGCCGATTATTACTCTGTTGTGGGTCTTGGCACTGCTCACCACGCTGCTGGTGCTGACCACTGCCGCGCTGTATTAA
- a CDS encoding succinate dehydrogenase/fumarate reductase iron-sulfur subunit translates to MIKLNNLQIEIQRYNPERDSSPHPVSYPVPFDNQTSLLDALGYIKDNLASDLSYRWSCRMAICGSCGMMVNGVPKLACKTFLRDYPQGMKIAALANFPVERDLVVDMTHFIESLAAIKPYIIGNDRGVELGPNRQTPAQMEKYHPFSGCINCGLCYAACPQFGLNPEFIGPAAIVLAQRYNLDNRDNGNRQRMPMLNAEDGVWRCTFVGYCSEVCPKQVDPAAAIQLGKVASSQDYLIARLRPQ, encoded by the coding sequence GTGATTAAGCTCAATAATCTGCAGATTGAAATTCAGCGCTACAATCCTGAACGCGACAGCAGCCCGCATCCGGTTAGCTACCCGGTCCCCTTTGATAACCAGACCTCGCTACTCGATGCACTCGGCTACATTAAGGATAATCTGGCCAGCGACCTGTCTTACCGCTGGTCTTGCCGTATGGCTATCTGCGGCTCCTGCGGCATGATGGTCAACGGGGTGCCGAAGCTCGCCTGCAAGACGTTCCTGCGTGATTACCCACAAGGTATGAAAATAGCGGCGCTGGCGAACTTTCCGGTTGAGCGTGACCTGGTGGTGGACATGACCCATTTTATCGAGAGCCTCGCGGCAATCAAACCTTACATCATCGGTAATGACCGCGGCGTAGAACTAGGCCCCAATCGTCAAACGCCCGCGCAGATGGAGAAGTATCACCCGTTCTCCGGCTGCATCAACTGCGGTCTTTGCTACGCTGCCTGTCCGCAGTTCGGGCTTAATCCCGAGTTTATTGGTCCTGCTGCCATTGTGCTGGCGCAGCGCTATAACCTTGATAACCGAGACAATGGCAACCGGCAGCGCATGCCTATGCTCAACGCTGAAGACGGCGTGTGGCGTTGCACCTTTGTGGGTTATTGCTCTGAAGTCTGTCCAAAACAGGTCGATCCGGCGGCAGCTATTCAACTGGGCAAAGTTGCCAGCAGCCAGGATTACCTCATTGCACGATTGAGGCCTCAATGA
- the frdA gene encoding fumarate reductase (quinol) flavoprotein subunit, translated as MEIFSADIVIVGAGGAGLRAAIAAAEAHPQLNIALVSKVYPMRSHTVAAEGGSAAVTQDNDSFASHFQDTVSGGDWLCEQDVVDYFVRHCPQEMTQLELWGCPWSRKDDGSINVRRFGGMKTERTWFAADKTGFHILHTLYQTSLKYPQIRRFDEYFVVDLLVDDGRVHGLLAINMMEGTRVQIRAKAVVMATGGAGRVYRYNTNGGIVTGDGMGMALRHGVPLRDMEFVQYHPTGLPGSGILMTEGCRGEGGVLINKNGYRYLQDYGMGPETPLGQPKNRTMELGPRDKVSQAFWHESLAGRTDPTPRGDVVYLDLRHLGEKKLRERLPFICELAKSYVGIDPARDPIPVRPTAHYTMGGIETNARCATRIDGLFAVGECSSVGLHGANRLGSNSLAELVVFGRLAGEQAAQFALNANTASNWAITAQGRDIERSLHSMMQQEGTENWATIRDEMGLSMEEGCGIYRTPELMQKTIAKIDELKARLKKVKIKDTSSVFNTDLLYTLELGYGLDVAQCMVHSAFQRKESRGAHQRVDNGCTERDDVNFLKHSLAFYIPDGSPRLDYSAVNITTLAPAQRVYGAAADVQDLKDKEQTGD; from the coding sequence GTGGAAATTTTTAGTGCTGATATCGTGATCGTGGGTGCTGGAGGTGCGGGACTTCGCGCCGCGATTGCCGCCGCCGAGGCCCATCCACAACTCAATATCGCCCTCGTGTCTAAAGTGTATCCTATGCGCAGCCATACCGTGGCCGCAGAGGGAGGATCGGCAGCCGTTACTCAGGATAATGACAGCTTCGCCAGCCATTTTCAGGACACGGTTTCGGGTGGTGACTGGCTGTGCGAGCAGGACGTCGTCGACTATTTTGTCCGCCATTGCCCGCAGGAAATGACCCAACTTGAGCTATGGGGCTGCCCGTGGAGTCGCAAGGACGACGGCAGCATCAACGTAAGACGATTTGGCGGCATGAAGACGGAACGTACCTGGTTTGCTGCCGACAAGACCGGTTTCCATATCCTGCACACGCTGTATCAAACTTCGCTGAAATACCCGCAGATTCGCCGATTTGACGAGTATTTTGTGGTTGATTTGCTCGTAGACGATGGCCGCGTGCACGGCCTGCTGGCCATTAACATGATGGAAGGAACCCGCGTTCAAATCCGCGCCAAAGCGGTGGTCATGGCCACTGGCGGCGCGGGCCGGGTTTATCGTTATAACACCAACGGCGGCATCGTAACCGGCGACGGCATGGGCATGGCCCTGCGCCACGGCGTGCCTTTACGCGATATGGAGTTCGTGCAATATCATCCGACGGGACTGCCGGGCTCGGGAATTCTCATGACGGAAGGCTGCCGCGGTGAAGGAGGAGTCCTTATCAATAAAAACGGTTACCGCTATTTACAGGACTACGGTATGGGCCCCGAAACGCCGCTGGGGCAGCCGAAAAATAGAACCATGGAGCTCGGCCCGCGCGACAAAGTTTCTCAGGCATTTTGGCATGAATCACTGGCGGGCCGTACAGACCCGACTCCCAGAGGCGATGTGGTCTATCTCGACCTGCGCCATCTCGGCGAGAAAAAGCTGCGTGAGCGGTTGCCGTTTATCTGTGAACTGGCGAAATCCTATGTCGGTATCGACCCGGCACGAGACCCTATTCCTGTTCGCCCCACCGCGCATTACACCATGGGCGGTATAGAAACCAACGCCCGCTGCGCCACGCGAATTGACGGACTTTTTGCCGTAGGCGAATGCTCCTCGGTCGGCCTGCACGGCGCCAACCGCCTGGGATCCAATTCGCTGGCAGAGTTGGTGGTATTTGGCCGCCTGGCCGGTGAGCAGGCGGCGCAGTTCGCACTCAACGCCAATACGGCGTCAAACTGGGCGATTACCGCACAGGGTCGGGACATTGAGCGCAGCTTGCACAGCATGATGCAGCAAGAAGGGACTGAGAATTGGGCCACAATCCGCGACGAGATGGGCCTGTCGATGGAAGAAGGCTGCGGAATTTATCGTACGCCGGAGTTGATGCAAAAAACGATCGCCAAGATTGATGAGCTGAAAGCGCGGCTAAAAAAGGTAAAAATTAAAGATACCTCCAGCGTATTTAATACCGACCTGCTCTACACCCTCGAACTTGGTTACGGACTGGACGTGGCGCAGTGCATGGTGCATTCGGCATTCCAGCGCAAAGAATCTCGCGGCGCCCACCAGCGAGTCGACAATGGCTGTACCGAACGCGACGACGTTAATTTCCTCAAGCATTCACTGGCCTTCTATATCCCCGATGGGTCGCCGCGTCTTGATTATTCTGCCGTCAATATCACCACACTGGCACCGGCGCAGCGCGTGTACGGAGCCGCCGCCGACGTGCAGGACCTCAAAGATAAGGAGCAGACAGGTGATTAA
- the epmA gene encoding elongation factor P--(R)-beta-lysine ligase: protein MSETASWQPSASIANLLKRAAILAEIRRFFSDRGILEVETPAMGQATITDIHLFPFETCFVGPGAAEGMTLYLMTSPEYHMKRLLTAGSGPIFQMGKSFRNEEAGRYHNPEFTMLEWYRPRYDMYRLMNEVDDLLQQILDCDTAETVSYQQVFIRHLEVDPLSADKAQLREVAAKLDLSNIADEEEDRDTLLQLLFAMGVEPHIGRDKPTFVYHFPATQASLAEISTEDHRVAERFEVYYKGVELANGFRELTDGREQRQRFEQDNRKRAARGLPQHPIDNNLLAALEQGMPECSGVALGVDRLIMIALGAESLADVLAFPVTRA, encoded by the coding sequence ATGAGCGAAACAGCAAGCTGGCAACCCAGTGCATCTATCGCCAATTTGTTGAAGCGTGCGGCAATCCTCGCTGAAATTCGACGATTTTTCAGCGATCGCGGCATATTGGAGGTGGAAACACCGGCCATGGGTCAGGCGACGATCACCGACATTCATCTGTTTCCTTTTGAAACTTGCTTTGTTGGACCCGGTGCGGCGGAGGGCATGACCCTTTATCTGATGACCAGCCCGGAATATCACATGAAACGCCTGCTGACGGCTGGAAGCGGACCGATTTTCCAAATGGGAAAAAGCTTCCGCAATGAGGAAGCCGGGCGCTATCACAACCCGGAATTCACCATGCTGGAGTGGTACCGTCCACGCTACGATATGTACCGCCTGATGAATGAAGTCGACGATCTTCTGCAGCAGATCCTCGACTGCGATACGGCCGAAACCGTGTCTTATCAGCAAGTGTTTATCCGCCATCTCGAGGTTGATCCTTTGTCAGCCGACAAAGCCCAGCTGCGTGAAGTGGCCGCCAAGCTGGATCTTTCGAATATCGCCGATGAAGAGGAGGATCGCGACACGCTACTACAGCTGCTGTTTGCCATGGGCGTTGAGCCGCACATTGGCCGTGACAAACCGACTTTTGTTTATCATTTCCCGGCGACGCAGGCCTCTCTGGCTGAAATCAGTACGGAGGATCATCGCGTTGCCGAGCGTTTTGAGGTCTATTACAAAGGCGTGGAGCTGGCCAACGGCTTCCGCGAATTGACCGACGGGCGCGAGCAGCGCCAGCGTTTTGAGCAAGACAACCGCAAGCGGGCTGCCAGAGGGCTGCCGCAGCATCCTATCGATAACAACCTGTTAGCGGCGTTGGAACAGGGTATGCCTGAGTGTTCTGGGGTTGCGTTGGGTGTAGACCGCCTGATTATGATTGCCTTGGGTGCTGAAAGCCTGGCCGATGTATTAGCATTTCCTGTCACCCGCGCCTGA
- a CDS encoding nucleobase:cation symporter-2 family protein, with protein MSESNEKELLYGLEARIAPAPAFFTAVQHVLASVVGIITPPLIIGSVLGLTAYLPYLISMSLLASGIGTFIQARRFMGIGAGMICLQGTSFAFLGVILSGGFLVKSRGGSPEDIMAMIFGVNFVAAFIPLVVSRFISQLRRAFTPLVTGTVIVLIGISLIKVSITDWGGGHGAADFGAPANLGLGALTLLVIVILNRTSVRSLRLSAIVVGIAVGCLAAALTGHLTFKPLQGSWFELPRPFRFGFNFDWTIFVPIALVSFISILEAVGDLTANCMLSQQPIEGESFRKRLKGGILADGVSCMVAAMFSAFPNTTFAQNNGVIQMTGVASRRVGLYIGGLLALLGLFPVIGSVLQQIPAPVLGGATLVMFGSVVAAGIRIMTQMPLGRREMLIVAISFGIGLGVEAVPDVLKQFPQIIGNIFGHAVTSGGVVAMLLNFMMPAEQHEKAVEAVKPIKVN; from the coding sequence ATGTCTGAATCCAATGAAAAAGAGCTGCTCTATGGACTGGAAGCGCGCATTGCCCCCGCGCCTGCGTTTTTCACTGCTGTTCAACACGTGTTGGCCAGCGTCGTTGGGATCATTACGCCTCCGCTGATCATCGGCTCGGTGCTAGGACTGACTGCCTATTTACCCTATCTGATCAGCATGTCGCTGCTGGCTTCCGGGATCGGAACCTTTATTCAGGCGCGCCGTTTTATGGGCATTGGAGCAGGGATGATCTGCCTGCAGGGCACCAGCTTTGCCTTTTTAGGCGTGATCCTCTCCGGCGGATTTTTGGTTAAAAGTCGTGGTGGTTCGCCAGAAGACATCATGGCGATGATCTTCGGCGTTAACTTTGTGGCGGCATTTATTCCGCTGGTCGTGAGCCGTTTTATTAGTCAGCTGCGCCGGGCTTTCACGCCGTTGGTGACCGGCACGGTAATTGTGCTCATCGGTATCAGCCTGATTAAAGTCAGTATTACCGACTGGGGCGGCGGCCATGGGGCTGCAGATTTTGGTGCACCGGCTAACCTCGGTCTAGGAGCCTTGACCCTGCTGGTGATTGTTATTCTTAACCGCACCTCAGTGCGCAGTCTGCGTCTGTCGGCGATTGTGGTGGGAATTGCGGTTGGCTGCCTGGCGGCGGCGTTGACTGGGCATCTGACCTTTAAACCTCTGCAGGGCAGCTGGTTTGAACTGCCGCGGCCATTCCGTTTCGGCTTCAACTTTGACTGGACTATTTTCGTGCCCATCGCGCTGGTGTCGTTTATCAGCATTCTCGAGGCGGTGGGCGACCTGACGGCCAACTGCATGTTGTCGCAGCAGCCGATTGAAGGGGAAAGTTTCCGCAAGCGCCTGAAGGGCGGCATTCTGGCCGACGGCGTGAGCTGCATGGTGGCGGCGATGTTCTCGGCTTTCCCCAACACCACGTTTGCTCAGAATAACGGGGTTATTCAGATGACGGGCGTAGCCAGCCGTCGCGTAGGGTTGTACATCGGCGGTCTGCTGGCCTTGCTCGGGCTGTTCCCCGTTATTGGCAGCGTATTGCAGCAGATCCCTGCGCCGGTGTTGGGCGGTGCAACGCTGGTGATGTTTGGCAGCGTGGTTGCGGCAGGTATCCGTATCATGACCCAGATGCCGCTAGGCCGCCGTGAGATGCTGATTGTCGCGATTTCATTTGGTATCGGGCTGGGCGTTGAGGCCGTGCCGGACGTGCTGAAACAGTTCCCGCAAATTATCGGCAATATCTTTGGTCATGCGGTGACCAGCGGCGGTGTGGTAGCCATGCTGCTGAATTTCATGATGCCCGCCGAGCAGCATGAAAAGGCCGTGGAGGCGGTAAAACCGATTAAAGTGAATTAA
- a CDS encoding 8-oxoguanine deaminase, protein MFTQRTWIKNPLAVFTANALNADGGVVIEGSRIDELLSVGQQPSRPVDSVIDAAECVLLPGLINTHHHFYQTLTRAWAPVVNAPLFPWLKQLYPIWARLQPDALALASRVAMAELLLSGCTTTTDHHYLFPQGMEDAIDVQVEVVRELGMRALLTRGSMSLGEDDGGLPPMHTVQSAEVILQDSQRLIDRYHQRGEGAWMQIALAPCSPFSVTTDIMRESARMAQREDVRLHTHLAETLDEEQFCLQRFGLRTVDYLDSVGWLSDRTWLAHGIHFNDEEIRRLGAAGTGICHCPVSNMRLASGMCPTRDLEAAGAPIGLGVDGSASNDASNLMYEARQALYLQRLKYGTEYATPERILGWATRGSARVIGRDDIGQLAVGKQADLALFKLDELRFSGSHDPIAALLLCGAERADSVMVGGKWRVREGKIVDMDIKSLILQHRQAAKKLFETL, encoded by the coding sequence ATGTTCACGCAACGTACTTGGATCAAAAACCCGCTCGCCGTTTTCACCGCCAATGCGCTCAATGCCGACGGCGGGGTTGTTATTGAAGGTTCCCGCATTGATGAACTGCTGTCCGTCGGGCAGCAGCCGTCGCGTCCCGTAGACAGCGTGATAGACGCCGCCGAATGCGTACTGCTGCCGGGGCTCATCAATACCCATCATCATTTTTATCAAACCTTAACCCGTGCCTGGGCACCGGTGGTCAATGCGCCACTGTTTCCGTGGCTTAAGCAACTTTACCCGATATGGGCGCGGTTGCAGCCCGATGCATTGGCGCTGGCAAGCCGCGTAGCAATGGCAGAGCTGCTGCTCTCCGGCTGTACCACCACAACTGACCATCACTATTTGTTTCCACAGGGCATGGAAGACGCCATTGACGTTCAGGTCGAAGTGGTGCGCGAACTGGGGATGCGCGCCTTGCTGACCCGTGGGTCGATGAGTCTGGGAGAGGACGACGGCGGGTTGCCGCCCATGCACACGGTGCAGTCGGCTGAGGTGATTTTGCAGGACAGCCAGCGGCTGATTGACCGTTATCATCAGCGCGGCGAGGGGGCATGGATGCAAATTGCGTTAGCGCCGTGCTCGCCTTTTTCAGTGACGACCGACATCATGCGCGAAAGTGCACGTATGGCGCAGCGTGAAGACGTGCGATTGCACACCCACCTTGCTGAAACGCTGGACGAAGAGCAGTTCTGTTTGCAACGTTTTGGGCTGCGAACGGTGGATTATCTCGACAGCGTTGGCTGGTTGAGCGACCGGACTTGGCTGGCGCATGGCATTCATTTTAACGACGAAGAAATTCGCCGTCTTGGCGCGGCGGGCACCGGAATTTGCCACTGTCCGGTATCGAATATGCGGCTGGCATCAGGAATGTGCCCCACCCGCGACCTTGAGGCCGCAGGTGCGCCGATTGGCCTCGGTGTTGACGGTTCGGCCTCTAATGATGCCTCTAACCTTATGTACGAAGCCCGGCAGGCGCTTTATTTACAGCGGCTGAAATACGGGACTGAATACGCGACGCCTGAGCGGATACTGGGCTGGGCAACGCGCGGATCGGCACGGGTCATTGGTCGCGACGACATCGGACAGCTCGCGGTGGGCAAGCAGGCGGATCTGGCGCTGTTTAAGCTGGATGAATTGCGGTTTAGCGGGAGTCACGACCCCATTGCCGCGCTATTGTTGTGCGGAGCTGAGCGTGCAGACAGCGTGATGGTGGGGGGGAAATGGCGAGTCAGAGAGGGCAAGATCGTCGATATGGACATAAAATCACTGATTTTGCAGCATCGTCAGGCCGCTAAAAAGCTGTTCGAAACGCTGTAG
- the mscM gene encoding miniconductance mechanosensitive channel MscM codes for MRLIPSLLVSLLLALPLYANAALSEDQLQQELKQAESNKEMANQAQVVESLQSALNWLSESRASQARSGQYQTVIDDFPRLTQSLRQELKVQTDKPLPVDDTLSSTELDQQILQVSSQLLEEARQLRQEQDRSREISDSLSQLPQQQSEARNALADIDQRLQSFNNNKTVLAQAKLKALQAESAARKARVDELELAQLSANNRQELSRIRADLYKTRHDRLDEQLQTLRNNLNAQRQREAETALEKTEQLAEQSGELPKSITQQLQANRELSLALNQQAQRMDLISSQQRMAAAQTLQVRQALTTIREQAQWLDASPLLGETLRAQVAKLPEMPKPQQLDGEMGQLRVQRLHYEDLLGKQQQYRQGRQDDGQPLSAAQQRILQAQLKTQTDLLNSLLSGCDTQILELTKLKVANTQLVEALKDINDAAHRYLFWVADVSPVGFSYPLQIMHDLNRLLSLDTFSQLGKASVMMVTSKETLLPLFAALILVIVGVSSRRHYYNFLDRASSRVGKVTQDQFSLTARTVFWSILVALPLPVLWAALGYGLQSAWPFPIAVAIGDGVTATLPVLWLFMISHYLAHPKGLFITHFNWPQRRVARALRYYSLSIWLVVPLIMALITFDNLNDREFSNTLGRLCFIVLCVLLSLVTQSLKRAGIPLYLDKQGDGENLLNSTLWWMMLSAPLIAAFASMLGYLATSQALLARLETSLAIWFLLLVIYHIIRRWMLIQRRKIAFERAKQRRAEILSQRAKGEEESQLANSSEGAIEVEEPVVDLDTISAQSLRLVRSLLAMIALVSLIFLWSEIHSAFSFLENIKLWDVSSTAQGVESMQPITLGHVLIAILVLIITTQLVRNLPALLELALLQHLDLTPGTGYAALTITKYAVLLIGGLTGFSMLGIEWGKLQWLVAAMGVGLGFGLQEIFANFISGLMILFEKPIRIGDTVTIRNLTGSVTKINTRATTIVDWDRKEIIVPNKAFITEQFINWSLSDSVTRVVLTVPAPVEANSEEVTSILTQAARKCSLVLDTPAPEAYLVDLQQGIQIFELRMHAAEMAHRMPLRHEIHQLILAGFREHGIILPFPPFQVRMETLHRAQNGGNATLSSGGPRTPGDL; via the coding sequence GTGCGCCTGATACCCAGCCTATTGGTGAGTTTGCTGTTGGCGCTGCCACTGTACGCCAACGCAGCGCTCTCAGAAGACCAGCTTCAACAGGAGCTGAAGCAAGCCGAATCCAATAAGGAAATGGCCAATCAGGCTCAGGTGGTTGAGTCACTGCAGAGTGCCCTCAACTGGCTCAGCGAGTCGCGCGCTTCACAGGCACGATCCGGGCAATATCAAACGGTTATCGATGACTTTCCGCGCCTGACGCAAAGCCTGCGTCAGGAGCTAAAAGTACAAACTGATAAACCGCTGCCGGTGGACGACACGCTTTCCAGCACCGAACTCGACCAGCAGATCCTTCAGGTCAGCAGCCAGCTGCTTGAAGAAGCTCGCCAGCTTCGACAAGAGCAGGACCGTTCGCGTGAAATAAGCGACTCTCTGAGTCAGCTGCCGCAGCAGCAGTCCGAGGCACGCAACGCGCTGGCCGATATCGATCAGCGTCTGCAAAGTTTTAACAATAATAAAACCGTTCTGGCGCAGGCCAAACTTAAAGCCCTGCAGGCAGAGTCTGCGGCCCGCAAGGCGCGGGTTGATGAGCTTGAACTGGCACAGCTTTCTGCCAACAATCGCCAGGAACTTTCAAGGATCCGCGCCGATCTCTACAAAACGCGCCACGATCGTCTTGATGAACAGCTGCAAACTCTGCGCAACAATCTTAATGCCCAGCGTCAGCGTGAGGCCGAAACCGCGCTAGAAAAAACCGAGCAGTTGGCAGAGCAAAGCGGCGAACTGCCAAAGTCGATTACGCAGCAGCTGCAGGCCAACCGCGAGCTTTCATTAGCGTTAAATCAGCAGGCGCAACGCATGGATCTGATTTCATCGCAACAGCGCATGGCCGCCGCGCAAACCCTGCAAGTTCGTCAGGCATTGACCACCATTCGCGAACAGGCTCAGTGGCTCGATGCCTCACCGCTGCTCGGTGAAACCCTGCGCGCTCAGGTTGCCAAACTGCCTGAAATGCCCAAACCGCAACAGCTGGACGGCGAAATGGGCCAGCTGCGCGTTCAGCGCCTGCACTACGAAGATCTCCTCGGCAAACAGCAGCAGTATCGCCAGGGGCGTCAGGACGACGGCCAGCCGCTCAGCGCCGCGCAGCAGAGGATCCTTCAGGCCCAGCTGAAAACGCAAACCGATTTACTTAACTCACTGCTATCAGGCTGCGACACGCAGATTCTCGAGTTAACCAAGCTAAAAGTGGCCAACACGCAGCTGGTTGAAGCGCTGAAAGACATCAACGATGCCGCGCACCGCTATCTGTTCTGGGTCGCCGACGTCAGTCCAGTCGGCTTTAGTTATCCATTGCAGATCATGCATGATCTGAACCGCCTGCTGTCGCTGGATACCTTTTCCCAATTAGGTAAAGCCTCAGTAATGATGGTGACCAGCAAGGAAACGCTTCTGCCGCTGTTTGCTGCCTTGATTTTGGTGATTGTCGGCGTCAGTTCACGCCGCCATTACTATAACTTCCTCGACCGCGCCAGTAGCCGAGTGGGCAAAGTGACGCAGGATCAGTTTTCGCTGACGGCGCGCACGGTTTTCTGGTCAATTCTGGTGGCACTGCCCCTGCCGGTACTGTGGGCGGCGTTGGGCTACGGTCTGCAAAGCGCGTGGCCTTTTCCGATTGCGGTGGCAATAGGCGACGGCGTAACCGCCACGCTGCCGGTGCTGTGGCTGTTTATGATAAGTCACTATCTGGCACACCCTAAAGGTCTGTTCATCACCCATTTCAACTGGCCACAGCGTCGCGTCGCGCGCGCATTGCGCTACTATTCGCTCTCAATTTGGCTGGTTGTGCCGCTGATTATGGCGCTGATCACCTTTGATAATCTCAATGACCGAGAGTTTTCCAACACCCTCGGACGCCTGTGCTTCATCGTACTTTGCGTGCTCCTGAGTCTGGTCACCCAGAGCCTCAAACGCGCGGGCATACCGCTCTATCTGGATAAACAGGGTGACGGTGAAAATCTGCTGAACAGCACGCTGTGGTGGATGATGCTTTCTGCGCCGCTGATTGCCGCCTTTGCCTCAATGCTGGGTTATTTGGCGACCTCACAGGCGCTGCTGGCTCGACTGGAAACCTCGCTGGCAATCTGGTTCCTGCTGCTGGTGATTTATCACATTATTCGCCGCTGGATGCTGATTCAGCGGCGCAAAATCGCCTTTGAGCGTGCCAAACAGCGCCGCGCCGAGATACTGTCTCAGCGCGCGAAAGGTGAAGAGGAATCACAGCTGGCCAACAGCAGTGAAGGTGCGATTGAGGTTGAAGAGCCGGTGGTTGACCTCGATACCATCAGCGCGCAGTCGCTGCGTCTGGTTCGCTCTCTGCTGGCAATGATTGCGCTAGTGTCGCTAATTTTTCTGTGGTCAGAAATCCACTCTGCGTTTTCGTTCCTCGAAAATATCAAACTGTGGGACGTTTCCTCAACCGCGCAGGGTGTAGAGAGCATGCAGCCCATTACGCTGGGCCACGTGCTGATTGCGATTCTGGTGCTTATCATCACCACTCAACTGGTGCGTAACCTCCCAGCTCTGCTCGAGCTGGCGCTCTTGCAGCATCTGGACCTCACGCCAGGCACTGGCTACGCTGCGCTGACCATCACCAAATACGCCGTGCTGCTGATAGGCGGCCTGACCGGCTTTTCCATGCTGGGCATCGAATGGGGCAAGCTACAGTGGTTGGTTGCCGCAATGGGTGTCGGATTGGGCTTTGGCCTGCAGGAAATCTTTGCCAACTTTATCTCCGGCCTGATGATCCTGTTCGAAAAACCGATTCGCATTGGCGATACCGTGACAATCCGCAACCTCACCGGCAGCGTGACCAAGATAAATACCCGAGCAACCACTATCGTTGACTGGGACCGCAAAGAGATTATCGTGCCGAACAAGGCCTTTATCACTGAACAGTTCATCAACTGGTCGCTGTCAGACTCTGTCACCCGCGTGGTGCTCACCGTGCCTGCACCGGTTGAGGCCAACAGTGAAGAGGTAACGTCAATTTTGACCCAGGCGGCTCGCAAGTGCTCACTGGTGCTGGATACGCCGGCGCCCGAAGCTTATTTGGTTGATTTACAGCAGGGTATTCAAATTTTCGAATTGCGTATGCACGCCGCCGAGATGGCACACCGTATGCCGCTGCGTCATGAAATTCATCAGCTGATTCTGGCCGGATTCCGTGAACACGGTATTATTCTGCCCTTCCCACCTTTCCAGGTACGGATGGAAACGCTGCATCGCGCGCAAAACGGCGGCAATGCTACGCTCAGCAGCGGAGGTCCGCGCACGCCGGGGGATTTGTAG